A single region of the Streptomyces diastaticus subsp. diastaticus genome encodes:
- the mmsB gene encoding multiple monosaccharide ABC transporter permease: MSSEVTTRPEAPAGAGGRGEGRGVGALLRDAVRRNSRQYGMLFALGLIVVLFQVWTGGDLLLPRNVSNLVLQNSYILILAIGMMIVIIAGHIDLSVGSLTALVGAVAAVLMVQQQIPWPAAVAITLLMGAAAGALQGFFIAYIGIPSFIVTLAGMLLFRGLTEIVLDGQTMGPFPSGLQKAANGFLPEVGPQTNYHNLTLLLGLVLVVFVIVQEVRDRRRQREFSLQEVPPALFALKLAALVAVILIATLLLASYKGAPVVLLILAVLLVGFGYVMRNAVAGRHVYAIGGNLGAAKLSGVKDKRVTFAVFLNMGMLAALAGLVFAARFNAASPKAGINFELEAIAAAFIGGASMSGGVGTVLGAIIGGLVLGVLNNGMNLVGVGTDWQQVIKGLVLLAAVGFDVWNKRRVGG; this comes from the coding sequence ATGAGCAGCGAAGTGACCACCAGGCCCGAGGCGCCGGCGGGCGCCGGGGGACGCGGCGAGGGCCGGGGCGTCGGCGCGCTCCTGCGGGACGCCGTCCGGCGGAACTCCCGCCAGTACGGGATGTTGTTCGCGCTCGGACTGATCGTCGTCCTGTTCCAGGTCTGGACCGGCGGCGACCTCCTGCTGCCGCGCAACGTCTCCAACCTGGTCCTCCAGAACAGCTACATCCTCATCCTCGCCATCGGGATGATGATCGTCATCATCGCGGGCCACATCGACCTGTCGGTGGGTTCACTGACGGCCCTGGTCGGCGCGGTCGCCGCGGTGCTCATGGTGCAGCAGCAGATACCCTGGCCGGCCGCGGTGGCGATCACCCTGCTGATGGGCGCCGCCGCCGGAGCCCTGCAAGGCTTCTTCATCGCCTACATCGGCATCCCGTCGTTCATCGTGACCCTCGCCGGGATGCTGCTCTTCCGGGGGCTGACGGAGATCGTCCTCGACGGGCAGACCATGGGGCCGTTCCCCTCCGGCCTCCAGAAGGCGGCCAACGGCTTCCTGCCCGAGGTGGGCCCGCAGACCAACTACCACAACCTGACGCTCCTGCTCGGGCTCGTGCTGGTCGTGTTCGTGATCGTCCAGGAGGTCCGCGACCGGCGCCGCCAGCGGGAGTTCTCCCTCCAGGAGGTCCCGCCGGCCCTCTTCGCGCTGAAGCTGGCCGCCCTGGTCGCGGTCATCCTCATCGCCACCCTGCTGCTCGCCAGCTACAAGGGCGCCCCGGTGGTCCTGCTGATCCTCGCCGTGCTCCTCGTCGGTTTCGGCTACGTGATGCGCAACGCGGTCGCCGGCCGCCACGTCTACGCGATCGGCGGGAACCTCGGCGCCGCCAAGCTCTCCGGCGTCAAGGACAAGCGGGTCACCTTCGCGGTCTTCCTCAACATGGGCATGCTCGCCGCGCTCGCCGGGCTGGTCTTCGCCGCCCGGTTCAACGCCGCCTCCCCCAAGGCGGGCATCAACTTCGAACTGGAGGCCATCGCCGCCGCGTTCATCGGAGGCGCCTCGATGAGCGGCGGCGTCGGCACCGTGCTGGGCGCCATCATCGGCGGTCTGGTCCTCGGCGTCCTCAACAACGGCATGAACCTCGTCGGGGTCGGTACCGACTGGCAGCAGGTCATCAAGGGCCTGGTGCTGCTCGCCGCCGTCGGTTTCGACGTCTGGAACAAGCGCCGCGTGGGCGGCTGA
- the mmsA gene encoding multiple monosaccharide ABC transporter ATP-binding protein: MSSAPEAEPGTGSGTVLEMRSIVKRFTGVTALADVSLSVRRGEIHALCGENGAGKSTLMKVLSGVHPHGSYEGQVLFDGEECRFKDIRASERRGIVIIHQELALVPHLSIAENIFLGNEPSRRGIIDWDRALSDAARLLRRVGLDEHPRTRVSDIGVGKQQLVEIAKALAKDVRLLILDEPTAALNDEDSAQLLRLMKELQEQGITSIIISHKLNEISEVADSVTVLRDGRSVETLDVSAPETTEERVIRGMVGRDLGSRFPERTPYEGPREGEPALELRDWTVRHPVDQHRRVVDGVSLTVRRGEIVGLAGLMGAGRTELAMSVFGRSYGRYERGTVHKDGREIRTRTVPEAVARGLAYVTEDRKRYGLDLGDTVARNISLSSLPSLARGGIVDAHRERRVAEEYRRVMNIKTPDVLEAAGRLSGGNQQKIVLSKWVLAGPDVLILDEPTRGVDVGAKFEIYGVIDRLAAEGKAILMISSELPELLGMCDRVYTMAAGRLTGEVARADATQEVLMRHMTRDPSAPAAAAGTDPSEGHHP; encoded by the coding sequence ATGAGCTCCGCCCCGGAGGCCGAGCCCGGGACCGGCTCCGGGACGGTCCTGGAGATGCGCTCCATCGTCAAGCGCTTCACCGGCGTCACGGCGCTGGCCGACGTCAGCCTCTCCGTGCGGCGCGGCGAGATCCACGCGCTCTGCGGGGAGAACGGCGCGGGCAAGTCGACCCTGATGAAGGTCCTCTCCGGCGTGCACCCCCACGGCAGTTACGAGGGCCAGGTGCTCTTCGACGGCGAGGAGTGCCGGTTCAAGGACATCCGGGCCAGTGAGCGGCGCGGGATCGTCATCATCCACCAGGAGCTGGCCCTCGTCCCGCACCTGTCGATCGCCGAGAACATCTTCCTCGGCAACGAGCCGTCCCGGCGCGGGATCATCGACTGGGACCGGGCGCTCAGCGACGCCGCCCGCCTGCTGCGCCGGGTCGGCCTCGACGAGCACCCGCGCACCCGGGTCAGTGACATCGGGGTCGGCAAGCAGCAGTTGGTGGAGATCGCCAAGGCGCTGGCCAAGGATGTGCGGCTGCTCATCCTGGACGAGCCGACGGCCGCCCTCAACGACGAGGACAGCGCCCAACTTCTGCGGCTGATGAAGGAGTTGCAGGAGCAGGGCATCACCTCGATCATCATCTCGCACAAGCTCAACGAGATCTCCGAGGTCGCCGACTCGGTCACCGTGCTCCGCGACGGCCGCTCGGTGGAGACCCTCGACGTGAGCGCCCCGGAGACCACCGAGGAGCGCGTCATCCGCGGCATGGTCGGCCGCGACCTCGGCAGCCGCTTCCCCGAACGCACCCCGTACGAGGGGCCGCGCGAGGGCGAACCGGCGCTGGAACTCCGCGACTGGACCGTCCGCCACCCCGTCGACCAGCACCGCAGGGTCGTGGACGGCGTCTCGCTCACGGTCCGCCGGGGCGAGATCGTCGGCCTCGCCGGACTGATGGGCGCGGGCCGCACCGAACTGGCGATGAGCGTCTTCGGCCGCTCCTACGGACGGTACGAGCGCGGCACCGTGCACAAGGACGGCCGCGAGATCCGCACCCGCACCGTCCCGGAGGCGGTCGCCCGCGGCCTCGCGTACGTCACCGAGGACCGCAAGCGGTACGGGCTCGACCTCGGCGACACCGTGGCCCGCAACATCTCGCTCTCCTCGCTGCCGAGCCTGGCCCGGGGCGGCATCGTCGACGCCCACCGGGAGCGGCGGGTCGCCGAGGAGTACCGGCGGGTCATGAACATCAAGACGCCCGACGTGCTGGAGGCGGCCGGCCGCCTCTCCGGCGGCAACCAGCAGAAGATCGTGCTGAGCAAGTGGGTCCTCGCCGGACCCGACGTGCTGATCCTGGACGAGCCGACGCGCGGCGTCGACGTCGGCGCCAAGTTCGAGATCTACGGGGTGATCGACCGGCTCGCCGCCGAGGGCAAGGCGATCCTGATGATCTCCTCCGAGCTGCCCGAACTCCTCGGCATGTGCGACCGCGTCTACACCATGGCCGCCGGGCGGCTGACCGGCGAGGTGGCCCGCGCCGACGCCACCCAGGAAGTCCTCATGCGCCACATGACGCGCGACCCGTCCGCCCCGGCCGCCGCCGCCGGCACCGACCCCAGCGAAGGGCACCACCCATGA
- the chvE gene encoding multiple monosaccharide ABC transporter substrate-binding protein encodes MTKARAATTAAAVTACCALLLTACGQNSTGGSKEEKGEKKQTIGVAMPTKSSERWIADGRNMTKILEKAGYRTSLQYGEDDPDQQVAQIENMITQGVDALVIAAINGEALSNVLQQAADADIPVISYDRLILGSPHVDYYASFDNEKVGRLQGEYLVEKLGLDKGGADKGPYNIELFAGSNDDNNTRYFFNGAMEVLKPYLDKKQLVVRSRQTSLNQVTTLRWDGGTAQKRMDDLLTSAYSKERVDAVLSPYDGISIGILSALKSDDYGSKGKPLPVVTGQDAEVSSVKSIIAGEQTQTVYKDFRELARVAAEMVDAVLGGDDPEINDDKTYDNGEKVVPAHLLEPVSVDKSNYRELLVDSGFLDAKDLG; translated from the coding sequence ATGACGAAGGCCCGAGCCGCCACCACCGCCGCAGCGGTGACCGCCTGCTGCGCCCTCCTGCTGACCGCGTGCGGCCAGAACAGCACGGGCGGAAGCAAGGAGGAGAAGGGGGAGAAGAAGCAGACCATCGGGGTGGCGATGCCCACCAAGTCGTCCGAGCGCTGGATCGCCGACGGGCGGAACATGACCAAGATCCTGGAGAAGGCCGGCTACCGCACCAGCCTCCAGTACGGCGAGGACGACCCGGACCAGCAGGTCGCGCAGATCGAGAACATGATCACGCAGGGCGTGGACGCCCTGGTCATCGCCGCGATCAACGGCGAGGCGCTCTCCAACGTCCTCCAGCAGGCCGCCGACGCCGACATCCCCGTCATCTCCTACGACCGCCTCATCCTCGGTTCCCCGCACGTCGACTACTACGCCTCGTTCGACAACGAGAAGGTCGGCCGCCTCCAGGGCGAGTACCTGGTGGAGAAGCTGGGTCTGGACAAGGGCGGGGCGGACAAGGGCCCGTACAACATCGAGCTGTTCGCCGGGTCCAACGACGACAACAACACCCGCTACTTCTTCAACGGCGCGATGGAGGTCCTCAAGCCGTACCTGGACAAGAAGCAGCTCGTCGTCCGCTCCCGGCAGACCAGCCTCAACCAGGTCACCACGCTGCGCTGGGACGGCGGTACCGCGCAGAAGCGGATGGACGACCTGCTGACCTCGGCCTACTCCAAGGAGCGGGTGGACGCGGTCCTCTCGCCGTACGACGGCATCTCGATCGGCATCCTGTCGGCACTGAAGTCGGACGACTACGGGTCGAAGGGCAAGCCGCTGCCGGTCGTCACCGGGCAGGACGCCGAGGTCTCGTCGGTGAAGTCGATCATCGCGGGGGAGCAGACCCAGACCGTCTACAAGGACTTCCGCGAGCTCGCCAGGGTGGCCGCCGAGATGGTCGACGCGGTGCTCGGCGGCGACGACCCGGAGATCAACGACGACAAGACGTACGACAACGGCGAGAAGGTCGTGCCCGCGCACCTGCTGGAGCCGGTCAGCGTCGACAAGTCCAACTACCGGGAACTGCTGGTCGACTCCGGCTTCCTCGACGCCAAGGACCTGGGATGA
- a CDS encoding LacI family DNA-binding transcriptional regulator — MARSAEVSRPPTMADVAREAGVSHQTVSRVLSGHPHVREATRAQVTAAVDRLGYRRNPAARALVTRRTRTLGVVAVNTTLYGPASTMAGLHEAARDEGYLVSAVTLRGDGRQGLRDAVDHLSSWGVEGVVALTPQRVTGQALARLDAPFPVVSVEGGDQLGLPAVSLDQERGARMVTEHLLAAGHTTVWHIAGPDGWSESEARTAGWRAVLAERGITPPPVLQGDWSPLSGYRAGQELAGHVLSGQDPGVTAVFVANDQMALGALRALREAGVRTPERVAVAGFDDIPEAEFFPPPLTTVRQDFTSIGRRSIRLLVDHIEGRAGGAEHLLVAPQLIVRASTRGTAEL, encoded by the coding sequence GTGGCCCGGTCCGCGGAAGTCTCCCGCCCGCCGACGATGGCCGACGTGGCCCGCGAGGCGGGGGTCTCCCACCAGACGGTCTCCCGCGTCCTGAGCGGCCACCCGCACGTACGCGAGGCCACCCGCGCCCAGGTCACCGCCGCCGTCGACCGGCTCGGCTACCGCCGCAACCCGGCCGCCCGCGCCCTGGTCACCCGCCGCACCCGCACCCTGGGCGTCGTCGCCGTCAACACCACGCTCTACGGTCCCGCCAGCACCATGGCCGGACTCCACGAGGCCGCCCGCGACGAGGGGTACCTGGTCTCCGCCGTCACCCTGCGCGGCGACGGGCGGCAAGGGCTGAGGGACGCCGTCGACCACCTCTCCTCCTGGGGCGTGGAAGGCGTCGTCGCGCTCACCCCGCAACGGGTCACCGGCCAGGCCCTGGCCCGCCTCGACGCGCCGTTCCCCGTGGTCAGCGTCGAGGGCGGGGACCAGCTCGGCCTGCCCGCCGTCTCGCTCGACCAGGAACGGGGCGCCCGGATGGTCACCGAGCACCTGCTCGCCGCCGGGCACACCACCGTCTGGCACATCGCCGGACCCGACGGCTGGTCCGAGAGCGAGGCGCGCACCGCCGGGTGGCGTGCCGTCCTGGCCGAGCGCGGCATCACCCCGCCGCCCGTGCTCCAGGGCGACTGGAGCCCGCTCTCCGGCTACCGGGCCGGACAGGAACTGGCCGGGCACGTACTCTCCGGCCAGGACCCCGGAGTCACCGCGGTCTTCGTCGCCAACGACCAGATGGCACTGGGGGCGCTGCGCGCGTTGCGCGAGGCCGGGGTGCGGACCCCTGAGCGGGTGGCCGTCGCCGGGTTCGACGACATCCCCGAGGCCGAGTTCTTCCCGCCTCCCCTCACCACTGTCCGGCAGGACTTCACCTCCATCGGGCGGCGCAGCATCCGGCTCCTCGTCGACCACATCGAGGGACGGGCCGGCGGGGCCGAGCACCTGCTCGTCGCCCCCCAGCTCATCGTGCGCGCCAGCACCCGGGGCACCGCCGAACTCTGA
- the araB gene encoding ribulokinase: MTTPAPLAAPGAPGAPCTIGVDFGTLSGRAVVVRVRDGKELGTAVHTYRHGVIDRHLPGTGAVLPPDWALQHPEDWRDVLRVAVPEAVAAAGVDPGQVVGIGTDFTACTVLPATADGTPLALLPAWARRPHAWPKLWKHHAAQDQADRLNALAHERGEPWIGRYGGRISAEWQYAKALQVLEEDPEVYAACVRWIEAADWIVWQLTGAESRNACTAGYKGIHQDGTYPSSEFLAALHPRFADFPATRLAHPLSALGGHAGGLTAEAAAWTGLPEGTAVAVGNVDAHVTAPAAGAVENGRLLAIMGTSTCHVLSGPDLAEVPGICGVVDGGIVPGAYGYEAGQSAVGDIFAWWLRQGLPEEYRAEAEAAGEDAHAYLTRLAAAQPVGAHGLVALDWMNGNRSTLVDHHLSGVLAGLTLDTRPEDVYRALLEATAYGTRVIVEAFEQGGVPVEEFIVAGGLKKNPLLMQIHADVLRRPVSLAGSDQGPALGSAIHAAVAAGAHPDVRVAAAAMGSVERAAYLPDPGRADAYDALFAEYRALHDHFGTGPDLLLHRLRRVRNAARTGYTA; this comes from the coding sequence GTGACCACCCCCGCACCCCTCGCCGCTCCGGGCGCCCCCGGCGCCCCCTGCACCATCGGTGTCGACTTCGGCACGCTCTCCGGGCGGGCCGTGGTGGTCCGGGTGCGGGACGGGAAGGAGTTGGGAACGGCCGTCCACACCTACCGGCACGGAGTGATCGACCGTCACCTGCCGGGCACCGGCGCCGTGCTCCCGCCGGACTGGGCGCTCCAGCATCCCGAGGACTGGCGGGACGTCCTGCGTGTCGCCGTCCCGGAGGCGGTGGCCGCGGCCGGCGTCGACCCGGGCCAGGTCGTGGGCATCGGCACGGACTTCACGGCCTGCACGGTGCTGCCCGCCACCGCCGACGGCACCCCGCTCGCCCTGCTGCCGGCGTGGGCGCGACGCCCGCACGCGTGGCCCAAGTTGTGGAAGCACCACGCGGCCCAGGACCAGGCCGACCGGCTGAACGCGCTGGCGCACGAGCGCGGGGAGCCGTGGATCGGGCGGTACGGGGGCCGGATCTCGGCCGAGTGGCAGTACGCGAAGGCCCTTCAGGTGCTGGAGGAGGACCCCGAGGTCTACGCGGCCTGCGTGCGGTGGATCGAGGCGGCCGACTGGATCGTCTGGCAGCTCACCGGCGCCGAGTCCCGCAACGCCTGCACCGCCGGGTACAAGGGCATCCACCAGGACGGCACGTACCCCTCCTCCGAGTTCCTGGCCGCGCTGCACCCGCGGTTCGCCGACTTTCCCGCGACCCGCCTCGCCCATCCGCTCTCCGCGCTCGGCGGCCACGCGGGCGGCCTGACCGCCGAGGCCGCCGCCTGGACGGGCCTGCCCGAGGGCACCGCGGTCGCCGTCGGCAACGTCGACGCGCACGTCACGGCCCCCGCCGCCGGCGCGGTGGAGAACGGCCGCCTGCTCGCCATCATGGGCACTTCCACCTGCCACGTCCTCAGCGGCCCGGACCTCGCCGAGGTCCCGGGGATCTGCGGTGTGGTGGACGGCGGCATCGTCCCGGGCGCCTACGGCTACGAGGCCGGGCAGAGCGCCGTCGGCGACATCTTCGCCTGGTGGCTGCGGCAGGGCCTGCCCGAGGAGTACCGGGCCGAGGCCGAGGCCGCCGGGGAGGACGCGCACGCGTACCTGACCCGGCTGGCGGCCGCCCAGCCGGTCGGCGCCCATGGGCTGGTGGCCCTGGACTGGATGAACGGCAACCGCTCGACCCTGGTCGACCACCACCTCTCCGGCGTCCTCGCGGGCCTGACCCTGGACACCCGCCCCGAGGACGTCTACCGCGCCCTGCTGGAGGCCACCGCATACGGCACCCGCGTCATCGTGGAGGCGTTCGAGCAGGGCGGGGTCCCGGTCGAGGAGTTCATCGTCGCGGGCGGGCTGAAGAAGAACCCGCTGCTCATGCAGATCCACGCCGACGTGCTGCGCCGCCCCGTCTCGCTGGCCGGCTCCGACCAGGGCCCGGCGCTCGGCTCCGCCATCCACGCCGCCGTCGCGGCCGGCGCCCACCCGGACGTACGGGTGGCGGCCGCCGCCATGGGCAGCGTCGAGCGGGCCGCGTACCTCCCCGACCCGGGCCGGGCGGACGCCTACGACGCGCTGTTCGCCGAGTACCGCGCCCTGCACGACCACTTCGGCACCGGCCCCGACCTGCTTCTGCACCGCCTGCGCCGCGTCCGCAACGCGGCCCGTACCGGCTACACCGCCTGA
- the araA gene encoding L-arabinose isomerase: MTPPAPPESEIWFLTGSQSLYGEETLAQVTAQSREICRTLAERTALPARLVWKPVLADAAAIRRVCLDAEADDRCAGLIAWMHTFSPAKMWISGLDALRKPLLHLHTQANQALPWATIDMDFMNLNQAAHGDREFGHVQTRLGVARKTVAGHVEDPAVGARVESWARAAAGRAELATLRLARFGDNMRDVAVTEGDKVEAQRRFGVSVNAYAVNDLAAAVDGAEEATVDALVEEYGDLYSLADELRPGAPRHDSLRYAARIEAGLRAFLTEGGFHAFTTNFEDLGGLRQLPGLAVQRLMADGYGFGGEGDWKTSVLLRTLKVMGDGLPGGTSFMEDYTYDLTPGQEVILGAHMLEVCPSLTGSRPSCEIHPLSIGGREDPVRLVFDADPGAAVVVGLADLGDRFRLVANEIDVVTPPEPLPALPVARAVWRPAPDLRTSTEAWLTAGAPHHTVLTTALGTEAIDDLAEMLRTELVVIDADTRIRTFVRELRWNQAYHRLALPL; this comes from the coding sequence ATGACGCCGCCCGCACCGCCCGAGTCCGAGATCTGGTTCCTCACCGGCAGCCAGTCCCTCTACGGCGAGGAGACCCTGGCCCAGGTCACCGCGCAGTCCCGCGAGATCTGCCGGACTCTCGCCGAGCGCACCGCCCTCCCCGCCCGCCTGGTCTGGAAGCCGGTCCTCGCCGACGCCGCCGCGATCCGCCGGGTCTGCCTCGACGCGGAGGCCGACGACCGCTGCGCGGGCCTGATCGCCTGGATGCACACCTTCTCCCCGGCCAAGATGTGGATCTCCGGTCTGGACGCCCTGCGCAAGCCCCTGCTCCACCTGCACACCCAGGCCAACCAGGCGCTCCCCTGGGCCACCATCGACATGGACTTCATGAACCTCAACCAGGCCGCGCACGGGGACCGCGAGTTCGGGCACGTGCAGACCCGGCTCGGGGTGGCCCGCAAGACGGTGGCCGGGCACGTCGAGGACCCGGCCGTCGGCGCCCGCGTCGAGTCCTGGGCGCGAGCGGCGGCGGGGCGGGCGGAGCTGGCGACGCTGCGGCTGGCCCGGTTCGGCGACAACATGCGGGACGTCGCGGTGACCGAGGGCGACAAGGTCGAGGCCCAGCGCCGCTTCGGGGTCTCCGTCAACGCCTACGCGGTGAACGACCTGGCCGCCGCCGTCGACGGGGCCGAGGAGGCCACCGTGGACGCGCTGGTGGAGGAGTACGGCGACCTGTACTCCCTCGCCGACGAGCTGCGGCCGGGCGCGCCCCGCCATGACTCCCTGCGGTACGCGGCCCGGATCGAGGCGGGGCTGCGCGCCTTCCTCACCGAGGGCGGCTTCCACGCCTTCACCACCAACTTCGAGGACCTGGGCGGCCTGCGCCAGCTCCCCGGCCTGGCCGTGCAGCGGCTGATGGCCGACGGCTACGGCTTCGGCGGCGAGGGCGACTGGAAGACCTCGGTGCTGCTGCGCACCCTGAAGGTGATGGGGGACGGGCTCCCCGGGGGCACCTCCTTCATGGAGGACTACACGTACGACCTCACGCCCGGCCAGGAGGTGATCCTCGGGGCGCACATGCTGGAGGTCTGCCCCTCGCTGACCGGCTCCCGCCCGTCCTGCGAGATCCATCCGCTGAGCATCGGCGGGCGCGAGGACCCGGTCCGGCTCGTCTTCGACGCCGATCCGGGCGCGGCCGTCGTCGTCGGCCTCGCCGACCTCGGCGACCGCTTCCGGCTGGTCGCCAACGAGATCGACGTGGTCACCCCGCCGGAGCCGCTGCCCGCGCTCCCGGTGGCCCGCGCGGTCTGGCGCCCCGCCCCCGACCTGCGGACCTCCACCGAGGCGTGGCTGACGGCCGGTGCCCCGCACCACACCGTGCTGACCACCGCTCTCGGCACCGAGGCGATCGACGACCTGGCCGAAATGCTCCGTACCGAGCTGGTCGTGATCGACGCGGACACCCGTATCCGCACGTTCGTCCGCGAACTGCGCTGGAACCAGGCGTACCACCGCCTGGCCCTGCCGCTGTGA
- the araD gene encoding L-ribulose-5-phosphate 4-epimerase AraD, whose product MTATARAALRREVLEANLRIPATGLATLTWGNVSGVDREAGVFVIKPSGVPYERLTEHDLVVVALDDGRVVEGTLRPSTDTETHRCLYRAFPTIGGVTHTHSTHAVAFAQARRAIPVLGTTHADTFDGPVPVTEVLTPEQCARDYEFHTGQVVVDLLDGDEARAEAVPGALVAHHGPFTWGATATASLEHAVVLEAVAEMALHTLALGWVEPPQHLLDRHYTRKHGPGAYYGNPAPDAA is encoded by the coding sequence GTGACCGCCACCGCGCGGGCCGCCCTGCGCCGCGAGGTGCTGGAGGCCAACCTGCGCATCCCCGCCACCGGCCTCGCCACCCTCACCTGGGGCAACGTCAGCGGGGTCGACCGCGAGGCCGGCGTCTTCGTCATCAAGCCGTCCGGTGTGCCGTACGAGCGGCTGACCGAGCACGACCTGGTCGTGGTGGCGTTGGACGACGGCCGGGTGGTCGAGGGCACCCTGCGCCCCTCCACCGACACCGAGACGCACCGCTGTCTCTACCGCGCCTTTCCGACCATCGGCGGCGTCACCCACACCCACTCCACCCACGCCGTCGCCTTCGCCCAGGCCCGGCGCGCGATACCGGTGCTCGGCACCACCCACGCCGACACCTTCGACGGCCCGGTCCCGGTGACCGAGGTCCTCACCCCCGAACAGTGCGCCCGCGACTACGAGTTCCACACCGGCCAGGTCGTGGTCGACCTGCTCGACGGCGACGAGGCCCGCGCGGAGGCGGTCCCGGGCGCGCTCGTCGCCCACCACGGGCCGTTCACCTGGGGCGCCACGGCGACGGCCTCGCTGGAGCACGCGGTGGTCCTGGAGGCGGTCGCCGAGATGGCCTTGCACACCCTGGCGCTCGGCTGGGTGGAACCGCCGCAGCATCTGCTGGACCGGCATTACACGCGCAAGCACGGGCCCGGCGCGTACTACGGGAACCCGGCACCGGACGCGGCCTGA
- a CDS encoding bifunctional metallophosphatase/5'-nucleotidase, protein MSATPRTRRRTRRLVTGTVSLAAVGALVASMPAGAHGKSGHGGGHDHGKPGHGHGRTVDVQLLSFNDLHGNLEPPAGSSGQVTEDQHDGTTKAIDAGGAEYLAASLRTARKGNPYSVTAAAGDMVGASPLLSGLFHDEPTIEALNKMRLDVAGVGNHEFDEGRAELNRLQKGGCHPEDGCYTKGRKFKGADFPYLAANVTDEKTGKPILKPYTVWKKNGVKIGFIGVTLEGTPDIVSAEGVKGLKFHDEVETVNKYARELERKGVKSIVALIHEGGAPASKSYNYDCDASGAGDGISGPIVDIAKGITPKVDALVTGHTHEAYVCTIPDPAGKPRTVTSASSFGKLYTDTTLTYDRKTKDIVRTSVSSANHVVTRTQPKAEDITRLISDWNELAAPIAAQPVGHISGDLPGRGATTPESPLGDVIADAQLAHAKTLDDTAVLALMNPGGIRSDLVYKASGSEGDGVVTYGEAFTVQPFSNTVNLVTLTGEQLVTALKQQVSGGNEASPKILQVSEGLTYTLDYTQSGADRVVADTIRLNGEPIDPAASYRVAMNSFLAGGGDGFAALGEGTDPLVGADDLAAFNDYLTATTSADNPLDPPKADRITIVK, encoded by the coding sequence ATGTCAGCCACACCCCGCACGAGACGCCGGACCCGGCGCCTGGTGACCGGTACCGTCTCGCTGGCCGCCGTCGGCGCGCTGGTCGCCTCGATGCCGGCCGGGGCCCACGGGAAGTCCGGCCACGGCGGCGGCCACGACCACGGCAAGCCGGGCCACGGCCACGGCCGCACCGTCGACGTGCAGCTGCTCTCCTTCAACGACCTGCACGGCAACCTCGAACCCCCGGCCGGCTCCTCCGGCCAGGTCACCGAGGACCAGCACGACGGGACGACGAAGGCGATCGACGCGGGCGGTGCCGAGTACCTGGCGGCCTCGCTGCGCACGGCGCGCAAGGGCAACCCGTACAGCGTCACGGCGGCCGCCGGTGACATGGTCGGCGCGAGCCCGCTGCTCTCCGGGCTCTTCCACGACGAGCCGACCATCGAGGCGCTCAACAAGATGCGGCTCGACGTCGCGGGCGTCGGCAACCACGAGTTCGACGAGGGCCGCGCCGAGCTGAACCGTCTCCAGAAGGGCGGCTGCCACCCCGAGGACGGCTGCTACACCAAGGGTCGCAAGTTCAAGGGCGCCGACTTCCCCTACCTCGCCGCCAACGTCACGGACGAGAAGACCGGCAAGCCGATCCTCAAGCCGTACACGGTGTGGAAGAAGAACGGCGTCAAGATCGGGTTCATCGGCGTCACCCTGGAGGGCACGCCGGACATCGTCTCGGCCGAGGGCGTCAAGGGGCTGAAGTTCCACGACGAGGTCGAGACGGTCAACAAGTACGCGCGGGAGCTGGAGCGCAAGGGCGTCAAGTCGATCGTGGCGCTGATCCACGAGGGCGGGGCCCCGGCCTCCAAGTCGTACAACTACGACTGTGACGCCTCCGGTGCCGGGGACGGCATCTCCGGCCCGATCGTCGACATCGCCAAGGGCATCACGCCGAAGGTCGACGCGCTCGTCACCGGCCACACCCACGAGGCGTACGTCTGCACGATCCCGGACCCGGCCGGCAAGCCGCGCACGGTCACCTCGGCCTCGTCCTTCGGCAAGCTCTACACCGACACGACGCTGACCTACGACCGGAAGACCAAGGACATCGTCCGCACCAGCGTCTCCTCGGCCAACCACGTCGTCACCCGGACCCAGCCGAAGGCCGAGGACATCACCCGGCTGATCTCCGACTGGAACGAGCTGGCCGCGCCGATCGCCGCCCAGCCCGTCGGCCACATCTCCGGCGACCTGCCCGGCCGGGGCGCGACCACCCCCGAGTCGCCGCTCGGTGACGTGATCGCCGACGCCCAGCTGGCCCACGCCAAGACCCTGGACGACACGGCGGTCCTCGCGCTGATGAACCCGGGCGGTATCCGCTCCGACCTGGTCTACAAGGCGTCCGGCAGCGAGGGCGACGGGGTGGTGACCTACGGCGAGGCGTTCACCGTCCAGCCGTTCAGCAACACGGTCAACCTCGTCACGCTCACCGGCGAACAGCTGGTCACCGCGCTGAAGCAGCAGGTCAGCGGGGGTAACGAGGCCTCCCCGAAGATCCTCCAGGTGTCGGAGGGGCTGACGTACACCCTCGACTACACCCAGTCCGGCGCCGACCGCGTCGTCGCCGACACCATCCGCCTGAACGGCGAGCCGATCGACCCGGCCGCCTCCTACCGCGTCGCGATGAACTCCTTCCTCGCGGGCGGCGGCGACGGCTTCGCGGCCCTCGGCGAGGGCACCGACCCACTCGTCGGCGCCGACGACCTGGCCGCCTTCAACGACTACCTGACGGCCACCACCTCGGCCGACAACCCGCTGGACCCGCCGAAGGCGGACCGGATCACGATCGTGAAGTAG